A single Klebsiella variicola DNA region contains:
- the nuoE gene encoding NADH-quinone oxidoreductase subunit NuoE: MHENQQPQTEAFELSAAEREAIEHEKHHYEDPRAASIEALKIVQKQRGWVPDGAIYAIADVLGIPASDVEGVATFYSQIFRQPVGRHVIRYCDSVVCHITGYQGIQAAIEKKLNIKPGQTTFDGRFTLLPTCCLGNCDKGPTMMIDEDTHSHLTPEAIPDLLEQYK; the protein is encoded by the coding sequence ATGCACGAGAATCAACAACCACAAACCGAGGCTTTTGAGCTGAGTGCGGCTGAGCGTGAGGCTATTGAGCACGAGAAGCACCACTACGAAGACCCGCGTGCGGCGTCCATCGAAGCGCTGAAAATTGTCCAAAAACAGCGCGGCTGGGTGCCGGATGGCGCGATCTATGCGATCGCCGATGTGCTGGGGATCCCGGCCAGTGACGTCGAAGGCGTGGCAACATTTTACAGCCAGATTTTCCGTCAGCCGGTTGGCCGTCACGTGATCCGCTACTGCGACAGCGTGGTGTGCCATATCACCGGTTATCAAGGTATTCAGGCTGCGATTGAGAAGAAGCTCAATATCAAGCCAGGGCAGACCACCTTCGATGGCCGCTTCACGCTGCTGCCGACCTGTTGCCTGGGCAACTGCGACAAGGGACCGACCATGATGATTGATGAGGATACTCACAGTCATCTGACGCCGGAGGCAATTCCTGACCTGCTGGAGCAGTACAAATGA